A portion of the Cellulophaga algicola DSM 14237 genome contains these proteins:
- a CDS encoding sensor histidine kinase, which translates to MAHQQRLKTKKNLILKVNYISSALSLVFGFICIYFLKITEVIPYVFFLFSIINLANTFAFKKHQNLSLMYNVTSLVTLFSCIIITLFSGGINSAFIFVLGLVVFAGYVTTKRYGEVYLYCAFIIVTLIYFQSILNLPYIRNVVPEDSKDLFNFISILFSLYILGGVFGKILVKTHYNLYKSKMEVEQKVREKETLIKEVHHRVKNNLQTVSSLLSLQARNMKDEEMKKMIKSSQNRVNSMAMVHEMLYMREDLSKIEYKSYVEELSDYLVRSIKGTDNRIKVAIDIIDINLGIDTAIPLGLLINEAITNSLKYGIKDNGEGEISIALKKGQEDQDYVLNIGDNGDGYEESITPQTTTSLGLKLIYNLTRQLQGSILKDASKKGTNYIITFKEIGQNFQPIA; encoded by the coding sequence ATGGCTCACCAACAACGCCTTAAAACCAAAAAAAACCTAATTCTAAAAGTAAATTACATCTCATCAGCCCTATCCTTAGTGTTTGGTTTCATATGTATTTACTTTTTAAAGATTACAGAAGTAATTCCGTACGTGTTTTTTTTATTTTCGATTATAAACCTAGCAAACACCTTTGCATTTAAAAAGCATCAAAATTTATCATTGATGTATAATGTTACATCACTTGTAACTTTATTTAGCTGTATTATTATTACCTTATTTAGCGGCGGTATTAACAGCGCATTTATTTTTGTCTTAGGCTTAGTTGTTTTTGCTGGCTATGTAACTACAAAGCGCTATGGAGAAGTTTACCTCTATTGTGCATTCATTATCGTTACCTTAATTTACTTTCAGTCTATTCTAAATCTTCCTTATATTAGGAATGTAGTTCCTGAAGACTCAAAAGATCTCTTTAATTTTATAAGTATTCTTTTCTCCTTATATATACTAGGCGGAGTATTTGGTAAGATATTGGTCAAAACACATTATAATTTGTACAAATCCAAAATGGAGGTCGAACAAAAAGTACGTGAAAAAGAAACGCTTATTAAAGAAGTACACCATCGTGTAAAAAATAATTTGCAAACCGTATCTAGTCTTTTAAGTTTACAAGCAAGAAACATGAAAGATGAGGAAATGAAAAAAATGATTAAGAGTAGCCAGAATAGGGTTAACTCTATGGCTATGGTACATGAAATGCTGTACATGCGTGAAGACTTATCAAAAATTGAATACAAGTCGTACGTAGAGGAATTAAGTGATTACTTAGTCCGGTCTATAAAAGGAACTGATAATAGAATAAAAGTAGCTATTGATATTATAGATATTAATCTTGGAATAGATACTGCCATCCCATTAGGACTTCTTATTAATGAAGCCATTACAAATTCTTTAAAATATGGTATTAAAGACAATGGTGAAGGCGAAATAAGTATCGCTCTTAAAAAAGGCCAAGAAGATCAGGATTACGTCTTAAACATTGGTGATAATGGAGATGGTTATGAAGAAAGTATCACACCACAAACAACAACGTCTCTGGGATTAAAACTTATCTACAACCTTACAAGACAACTGCAGGGTTCTATCTTAAAAGATGCCTCTAAAAAAGGAACCAATTATATTATAACATTTAAAGAGATTGGTCAAAACTTTCAACCAATCGCATAA
- the lptB gene encoding LPS export ABC transporter ATP-binding protein: MKLRADNIMKSYRGRPVVKGISLEVNQGEIVGLLGPNGAGKTTSFYMIVGLVKPNGGNIYLDDKDITKFPMYKRAQNGIGYLAQEASVFRKLSIEENILSVLQLTKLSKKEQEMKMESLIEEFSLGHIRKNRGDLLSGGERRRTEIARALATDPKFILLDEPFAGVDPVAVEDIQRIVSQLKEKNIGILITDHNVQETLAITERSYLMFEGGILKSGIPEDLAADEMVRKVYLGQNFELRKKKVF; encoded by the coding sequence ATGAAGTTACGTGCAGACAATATAATGAAGTCCTATAGAGGACGACCAGTAGTTAAAGGAATTTCATTAGAAGTTAATCAAGGAGAAATTGTAGGACTTCTTGGTCCAAATGGAGCCGGAAAAACTACCTCCTTCTATATGATCGTTGGTTTAGTAAAACCTAATGGCGGTAATATTTATTTAGATGACAAGGATATTACCAAGTTCCCGATGTACAAGAGAGCACAAAACGGAATAGGATACCTTGCTCAAGAAGCTTCTGTATTTAGAAAGCTAAGTATTGAAGAAAACATTTTAAGTGTTTTACAACTTACGAAGCTGAGCAAGAAAGAGCAAGAAATGAAAATGGAATCTTTAATAGAAGAATTCAGTCTTGGACATATTCGTAAAAACCGTGGCGATCTACTTTCGGGAGGAGAACGCAGAAGAACCGAGATTGCTCGCGCTTTAGCTACCGACCCAAAATTTATTCTATTAGACGAACCTTTTGCTGGTGTAGATCCTGTAGCAGTAGAAGACATACAACGTATAGTTTCACAACTGAAAGAAAAGAATATTGGTATTTTAATTACCGATCACAACGTTCAAGAAACCCTAGCGATTACAGAACGTTCGTATCTAATGTTTGAAGGCGGAATTTTAAAATCAGGAATCCCTGAAGATTTAGCTGCAGATGAGATGGTACGTAAAGTGTATTTAGGTCAGAATTTTGAGCTCCGTAAAAAGAAAGTGTTTTAG
- a CDS encoding peptidoglycan DD-metalloendopeptidase family protein, translated as MNLLEDLLLDYSKKSISILDAEISITSYCALDLSISNDFLTTVAITDPKECQEYIDKVLTLNKAEVAYGGYLERRNLYADKSNFSKEHSVARNIHLGIDYWANAGTKVLVPIEGKVHSFKNNSTVGDYGPTIILEHILNKVSFYTLYGHLSLDSIKDLKTGQVFKRGTCIGSLGTPDINVNYAPHLHFQVIKSIQEYMGDYPGVCSAQDLEFYKNNCPNPNLLLKIGV; from the coding sequence ATGAACCTATTAGAAGACTTATTGTTAGACTATTCTAAAAAGAGTATCTCCATTTTAGATGCAGAGATTTCGATTACTAGCTATTGTGCATTAGATCTCTCTATTTCTAATGATTTTTTAACTACTGTAGCAATAACAGATCCGAAGGAATGCCAGGAATATATAGATAAGGTGCTCACTTTAAATAAAGCAGAAGTAGCTTACGGAGGTTATTTAGAAAGAAGAAACCTCTATGCGGATAAATCTAATTTTTCAAAAGAGCATAGCGTGGCTAGAAATATACATTTAGGTATTGATTATTGGGCAAATGCAGGCACTAAAGTTTTAGTTCCTATTGAAGGTAAGGTGCATAGTTTTAAAAATAACAGTACGGTGGGCGATTATGGTCCAACAATTATTTTAGAGCACATTCTTAATAAAGTATCTTTTTATACGCTATATGGTCACTTGTCTCTAGATTCAATTAAAGATTTAAAAACTGGTCAGGTTTTTAAAAGAGGTACTTGCATTGGGTCTTTAGGGACTCCAGATATAAATGTAAATTATGCACCACACCTACATTTTCAGGTTATAAAATCTATACAGGAGTATATGGGTGACTATCCAGGGGTGTGTAGTGCTCAAGATCTAGAATTTTACAAGAATAATTGTCCAAACCCCAATCTTCTATTAAAAATAGGTGTTTAA
- a CDS encoding lipoprotein N-acyltransferase Lnb domain-containing protein, with protein sequence MPFKKYILGFLFAFSLFGFSQPTLSSKSKISILTVGTADELYAKFGHSAIRVQDPTLGIDVVYNYGHFDFNTPNFYVKFTQGKLLYSLARESFSGFLYGYELENRWVREQDLQLTLAERNDFLKFLENNHLPENRFYKYDFLFDNCSTRIPDALKTVLGNKLKFEYNHLENQYTFRELIHQNLEINSWSNFGIDLALGSVIDKKATPWEHLFLPIYVYKQLPYATLNGKKLISNDTILLKETPVKKEHNFFLSPLFWLSLIGILVCLMTLKDYKTKKRSRYLDFTLFLITGLAGILIVFLWFGTDHQATAKNFNFLWTFPLNTFIAFIVFKKSITPKWMIPYLIVLLVCIFIAMLLWLLKVQIFSILIIPIVLALVVRYSFLIYSLRSARVH encoded by the coding sequence ATGCCATTTAAAAAATATATTCTAGGTTTCCTTTTTGCTTTTTCTTTATTTGGATTTTCTCAACCAACACTTTCCTCTAAATCAAAAATAAGCATCCTAACTGTGGGGACTGCAGATGAGCTTTACGCTAAATTTGGCCATAGCGCCATACGGGTTCAAGACCCAACATTAGGTATTGATGTAGTTTATAATTATGGCCATTTTGATTTTAATACGCCGAATTTTTATGTAAAATTTACACAAGGAAAATTATTATATTCCTTAGCACGAGAATCCTTTTCCGGTTTTTTATATGGGTATGAACTAGAAAACAGATGGGTAAGAGAACAAGATTTACAACTCACCTTAGCGGAAAGAAATGATTTTTTAAAATTTTTAGAAAACAACCATCTTCCTGAAAATAGATTCTACAAATATGATTTCTTATTTGATAATTGCTCTACCAGAATACCTGATGCACTAAAAACAGTTTTAGGCAATAAATTAAAATTTGAATACAACCACTTAGAAAACCAATATACATTCAGAGAATTAATACATCAAAATTTAGAAATAAATTCATGGTCAAATTTCGGAATAGATTTAGCATTAGGCTCCGTAATAGATAAAAAAGCAACACCTTGGGAACATTTATTTCTCCCTATATATGTATACAAACAATTACCATACGCTACTTTAAATGGAAAGAAGCTAATTTCAAATGACACCATCCTATTGAAGGAAACACCCGTAAAAAAAGAGCATAACTTTTTTTTATCGCCATTATTTTGGTTATCCCTAATAGGTATACTCGTATGCCTAATGACACTAAAAGATTATAAAACCAAAAAACGATCTAGGTATTTAGATTTTACATTGTTCCTTATCACAGGTTTAGCAGGCATTTTAATAGTTTTCCTTTGGTTCGGAACAGATCATCAAGCTACAGCAAAGAACTTTAATTTCTTATGGACATTTCCTTTAAATACTTTCATTGCTTTTATCGTATTTAAAAAGAGTATTACTCCAAAATGGATGATACCCTACTTAATTGTACTACTAGTTTGTATTTTTATAGCGATGCTACTTTGGCTACTTAAAGTACAAATATTCAGCATTTTAATAATTCCAATTGTGCTTGCATTGGTCGTTAGATATTCCTTTTTAATTTATTCGCTAAGGTCTGCTAGAGTTCACTAA
- a CDS encoding ABC-F family ATP-binding cassette domain-containing protein: protein MNLLSVENIAKAYGEHVLFSDISFGINKDQKIALIAKNGSGKTSILNILSGLDTPDSGQVNYRKGIRVSFLDQEPNLDPNLTIEETIFASDNEVLKVIRAYEHALENPEDADAYQTAFEGMERFQAWDFETQYKQILSKLNLNDIHLKVDILSGGQKKRLALANALINKPDLLVLDEPTNHLDLEMIEWLEEYFAKENMTLFMVTHDRYFLERVCNEIIELDEGIMYPYKGNYSYYLEKKENRIEQEATEQHKSKLLFKKELDWMRRQPKARTTKSKSRIDDFYEIKDKASKRRNENEVELEINMARMGSKILELHKISKSYPGKPILDKFEYNFLRGERLGIIGKNGSGKSTFLNILSGLDEPDSGKVVVGETIKFGYYTQKGIDIKEGQKVIDVIREFGDYIPLMKGRQISAQQLLERFLFDRKKQYDFVSKLSGGERKRLYLCTILIQNPNFLILDEPTNDLDIVTLNVLESFLMDFPGCLLVVSHDRYFMDKIVDHLFVFRGDAVIEDFPGNYSDFRSYEDSAVLESRAAKKENNTTSTDTDKSSKKKEDKKKLTFNEQKEYTNLEKEIKKLESKKEATQHKFTDSSLSGEQIDKLSIELKEIGAAIEAKTERWFELSALIE from the coding sequence ATGAATCTATTATCAGTAGAAAATATTGCAAAAGCCTACGGCGAACACGTTTTATTTTCTGATATATCTTTCGGAATAAACAAAGACCAAAAAATAGCGCTTATCGCTAAAAACGGAAGTGGAAAAACCTCTATTTTAAATATATTATCAGGATTAGACACTCCAGATTCCGGGCAAGTAAATTACCGAAAAGGAATTCGTGTTTCGTTTTTAGATCAAGAACCTAATTTAGATCCTAATCTAACTATCGAAGAAACAATCTTCGCGTCTGACAATGAAGTGCTTAAAGTAATTAGAGCTTACGAACATGCTTTAGAAAACCCTGAAGATGCAGATGCATATCAAACTGCTTTTGAAGGTATGGAACGCTTTCAAGCCTGGGATTTTGAAACACAATACAAGCAAATTTTATCAAAGCTTAATTTAAACGATATTCACCTTAAAGTAGATATCCTTTCTGGGGGACAGAAAAAGCGTTTAGCCTTAGCAAATGCACTGATTAATAAACCAGATTTATTAGTACTTGATGAGCCTACCAACCATTTAGATCTAGAAATGATTGAATGGCTAGAGGAGTATTTTGCTAAAGAAAACATGACATTATTCATGGTAACGCATGATCGCTACTTTCTAGAACGCGTATGTAATGAAATTATAGAATTAGACGAAGGCATCATGTACCCTTATAAAGGGAACTACTCTTATTATTTAGAAAAGAAAGAGAACAGGATAGAACAAGAAGCTACAGAACAACATAAATCTAAACTTTTATTCAAAAAAGAATTGGATTGGATGCGCAGACAGCCAAAGGCTAGAACTACAAAATCTAAATCTAGAATAGATGATTTCTACGAAATAAAAGATAAAGCAAGCAAGCGTAGAAATGAGAACGAGGTAGAATTGGAGATTAACATGGCACGTATGGGAAGTAAAATTCTTGAACTCCATAAAATTTCAAAATCATACCCTGGAAAACCAATATTAGATAAGTTTGAGTATAATTTCCTTCGCGGAGAACGCCTTGGTATTATCGGTAAAAATGGATCTGGAAAGTCTACTTTCCTAAATATCTTAAGCGGATTAGATGAGCCAGATAGCGGAAAAGTTGTCGTTGGTGAAACTATTAAATTTGGCTATTACACACAAAAAGGTATTGATATAAAAGAAGGCCAAAAAGTTATTGATGTAATTCGTGAATTTGGTGATTACATTCCGTTAATGAAAGGCAGACAAATATCTGCCCAACAATTACTAGAACGCTTTCTATTTGACCGTAAAAAACAGTATGATTTTGTAAGCAAATTAAGTGGTGGCGAACGTAAGCGTTTGTATTTATGTACTATTTTAATTCAGAATCCAAACTTTTTAATTCTTGATGAACCTACCAACGATTTAGATATTGTAACGCTAAACGTTCTAGAAAGCTTCTTAATGGATTTCCCAGGATGTCTATTAGTAGTATCTCACGACCGTTACTTCATGGATAAAATTGTAGATCACTTATTTGTATTTAGAGGTGATGCTGTTATTGAAGATTTTCCTGGCAATTACTCAGATTTTAGATCTTACGAGGATAGTGCTGTATTAGAAAGCCGAGCTGCTAAAAAAGAAAATAATACGACAAGTACGGACACCGATAAAAGTTCCAAAAAAAAAGAAGATAAAAAGAAGTTAACTTTTAACGAGCAAAAAGAGTACACTAATCTTGAAAAAGAGATTAAAAAACTCGAAAGCAAAAAAGAAGCAACACAACATAAATTTACAGATTCTTCATTAAGCGGTGAGCAAATAGACAAGTTATCTATTGAACTAAAGGAAATAGGAGCGGCTATTGAAGCTAAAACAGAACGTTGGTTTGAACTTTCTGCACTTATAGAGTAA
- a CDS encoding cob(I)yrinic acid a,c-diamide adenosyltransferase yields the protein MKIYTKTGDKGTTALFGGTRVPKHHIRIESYGTIDELNSWIGLIRDQEIDQHSKDILTLIQHKLFIVGAVLATDPEKALLKNGKERLNIDKISADDILLLEQEMDTIEANLPPMTHFILPGGHTTVSYCHIARTVCRRAERIASHLNDNEPFEANVLRYLNRLSDYLFMLGRGLSAHLNVEEIKWIPEKK from the coding sequence ATGAAGATTTATACAAAAACAGGAGACAAAGGTACAACAGCACTTTTTGGAGGTACTCGGGTTCCTAAACATCATATTAGAATTGAAAGCTACGGAACTATAGATGAATTAAATTCATGGATAGGTTTAATTCGTGATCAAGAAATAGATCAGCATTCTAAAGACATTCTCACCCTTATTCAGCATAAATTATTTATTGTAGGTGCCGTCTTAGCAACCGATCCTGAAAAAGCACTATTAAAAAACGGAAAAGAACGTTTAAATATTGATAAAATTAGTGCCGATGATATTTTGCTGCTAGAACAAGAAATGGACACTATTGAAGCTAACTTACCTCCAATGACTCATTTTATTTTACCAGGGGGCCATACAACCGTGTCATACTGTCATATTGCCAGAACGGTATGCCGAAGAGCAGAACGTATTGCATCACATTTAAATGACAATGAACCCTTTGAAGCAAATGTTTTACGTTATTTAAATAGACTATCAGATTATCTGTTTATGCTTGGTCGGGGTTTATCTGCTCATTTAAACGTTGAAGAAATAAAATGGATTCCAGAAAAAAAATAA
- a CDS encoding CDP-alcohol phosphatidyltransferase family protein, which produces MKKYVPNLITLLNLFCGCIAVFFAVHGVFEMVALFVFLGIIFDYFDGFAARILNVKSELGLQLDSLADMVTSGVVPGIVMFKLLEMSSTGGWSSGLLSESSGMVTWQSFKINPQELIPLLGLIVTLASAYRLAKFNIDENQTNSFIGLPTPANTLLIISLPLILLYQNNEILNSIILNQWFLIGLTFVSAYLLNSNVALFALKFKNWSFKDNAIRYVFIIMSLVLLVTLKFMAVPVIILFYILISVLSALGEKK; this is translated from the coding sequence ATGAAAAAATACGTACCAAATCTTATTACTTTGCTTAATTTATTCTGCGGATGTATTGCTGTCTTCTTTGCTGTACACGGAGTTTTTGAAATGGTAGCATTGTTTGTTTTTTTAGGGATAATTTTTGATTATTTTGACGGATTTGCAGCACGAATACTTAATGTGAAAAGCGAATTAGGTTTGCAGTTAGATTCACTAGCAGATATGGTTACAAGTGGTGTTGTACCTGGTATTGTAATGTTTAAGCTCTTAGAAATGTCATCAACAGGTGGTTGGAGTAGTGGTTTGTTGTCAGAAAGCTCAGGAATGGTTACATGGCAATCTTTTAAAATAAACCCTCAAGAATTGATTCCTCTTTTAGGGTTAATTGTTACGCTAGCTTCTGCTTATCGCTTGGCAAAATTTAATATAGATGAAAATCAGACCAATTCTTTTATTGGATTACCAACGCCTGCCAATACCTTATTAATTATTTCACTGCCTTTGATCTTATTATATCAAAATAATGAAATACTGAATAGCATTATACTAAACCAATGGTTTTTAATAGGGTTAACCTTCGTAAGTGCCTACTTATTAAATTCTAATGTAGCGTTATTTGCGTTGAAATTTAAGAATTGGAGTTTTAAAGATAATGCGATTCGATATGTATTTATAATAATGAGTTTAGTGCTTTTAGTTACCTTAAAATTTATGGCAGTACCAGTGATTATCCTCTTTTATATTCTTATTTCGGTACTAAGTGCACTAGGAGAGAAAAAATAA
- a CDS encoding DUF2795 domain-containing protein yields MYWTLELASYLSDAPWPATKDELIDYAIRTGAPLEVVENLQSMEEEGGEIYESIEEIWPDYPTEEDYLWNEDEY; encoded by the coding sequence ATGTATTGGACTTTAGAATTAGCGTCTTATTTAAGTGATGCACCTTGGCCAGCTACCAAAGACGAATTGATAGATTATGCAATTAGAACCGGAGCTCCACTAGAGGTTGTAGAAAATCTACAGTCTATGGAAGAAGAAGGCGGTGAAATTTACGAATCTATCGAAGAAATTTGGCCAGACTACCCAACGGAAGAAGATTACCTTTGGAACGAGGACGAATATTAA
- the secA gene encoding preprotein translocase subunit SecA, with product MSFLNSVLKVFVGDKAKKDVKELQPIIDKIHSFEQELAGLSNDEIRNKTLSFKAQIKNDTQVINDQIQALEAEVKNSKDIDKNEDIYAEIDALKKEVYEISEKTLKAILPEAFAVVKETSKRFANNTTIEVTASEYDRQLSGTKEYVALEGDKAIWQNSWNAAGKEVTWDMVHYDVQLIGGIALHEGKIAEMHTGEGKTLVATLPLYLNALTGNGVHLVTVNDYLAKRDSAWMAPIFQFHGITIECIDNHQPNSDGRRAAYNADITYGTNNEFGFDYLRDNMAHTPSDLVQRPHNFAIVDEVDSVLVDDARTPLIISGPVPKGDIQEFDQLKPKVNDIVTLQKQYLTGVLAEAKKLISSGDTKEGGFQLLRVHRGLPKNKALIKFLSEEGVKQLLQKTENYYMQDNNREMPKVDEALWFVIDEKNNQIELTEKGVEHISGEQDPTFFLMPDIGGDIAKIESQNLDVEQEAELKEELFKEFGIKSERIHTLNQLLKAYTLFEKDVEYVVMENKVMIVDEQTGRIMDGRRYSDGLHQAIEAKESVKIEAATQTFATVTLQNYFRMYNKLAGMTGTAITEAGEFWEIYKLDVMEIPTNRPIARDDRNDLIYKTKREKYNAIIEEVTKLSAAGRPVLIGTTSVEISELLSRMLSIRKVPHNVLNAKMHKKEADIVEEAGKAGIVTIATNMAGRGTDIKLSEAVKKAGGLAIVGTERHDSRRVDRQLRGRSGRQGDPGSSQFYVSLEDNLMRLFGSDRVAKMMDRMGLEDGEVIQHSMMTKSIERAQKKVEENNFGVRKRLLEYDDVMNAQREVVYKRRRHALQGERLKVDIANMIYDTCEVITETNKNASDYKNFEFELIKYFSITSPLSEEEFTKRSVQEIASLLYKNAYQHYQDKMERSATVANRVIKNVFEDDANKFERIVVPFSDGIKTFNIVTNLKEAYESEGKQLITDFEKNITLAIVDDAWKVHLRKMDELKQSVQLAVHEQKDPLLIYKFEAFELFKGMIENVNKEVVAFLYKGEIPNGNDTNIQEAKTISEPKESLNVSKEEVLNSDELAAQHRAVGQNQGSRPAITETITREAPKIGRNDRVTIKNVMSGESKTVKFKQAEPLLSKGEWVITAH from the coding sequence ATGAGTTTTTTAAATTCTGTTTTAAAAGTTTTTGTAGGCGATAAGGCTAAGAAAGATGTCAAAGAACTACAACCTATCATAGATAAGATTCATTCTTTCGAACAAGAACTTGCTGGTTTAAGCAATGATGAAATCCGAAATAAAACACTTTCATTCAAAGCACAAATTAAAAATGACACACAAGTCATTAACGATCAGATTCAGGCGCTTGAAGCAGAAGTGAAAAACTCAAAAGATATTGACAAAAATGAAGATATCTACGCAGAAATAGACGCCCTTAAAAAGGAAGTTTATGAAATTTCTGAAAAAACGCTAAAAGCTATATTACCAGAAGCCTTTGCTGTTGTCAAAGAAACATCAAAACGTTTTGCTAATAATACTACAATAGAAGTAACTGCCTCTGAGTATGACAGACAGCTTTCTGGAACAAAAGAGTATGTTGCTTTAGAAGGTGATAAAGCTATCTGGCAGAATTCATGGAATGCAGCTGGTAAAGAGGTTACCTGGGACATGGTACATTATGATGTTCAGCTTATTGGTGGTATTGCATTACATGAAGGCAAAATTGCTGAAATGCACACAGGAGAAGGTAAAACTTTAGTAGCAACTTTACCCTTATATTTAAATGCATTGACAGGTAATGGAGTTCATTTAGTAACGGTAAATGATTACTTAGCCAAACGTGATAGCGCTTGGATGGCTCCAATATTTCAATTTCACGGTATTACTATAGAATGTATAGATAATCATCAACCAAATTCTGATGGTAGACGCGCAGCCTATAATGCAGATATTACTTACGGTACAAATAATGAATTCGGTTTTGATTATTTGAGAGATAACATGGCGCATACGCCAAGTGATTTAGTACAACGTCCGCACAACTTTGCTATTGTAGATGAGGTCGATTCTGTTTTGGTAGATGATGCACGTACCCCTTTAATTATTTCTGGTCCTGTACCAAAAGGAGACATTCAAGAATTTGATCAATTAAAACCAAAAGTAAACGATATTGTAACCTTACAAAAGCAATATCTAACAGGCGTTTTAGCGGAAGCTAAAAAATTAATTTCTTCTGGTGATACTAAAGAAGGTGGTTTTCAATTATTAAGAGTTCACCGTGGATTACCAAAAAATAAAGCATTAATAAAATTCTTAAGTGAAGAAGGTGTAAAACAACTGCTTCAAAAAACTGAGAATTACTACATGCAAGATAACAACCGTGAAATGCCAAAAGTAGATGAGGCACTTTGGTTTGTTATCGACGAAAAAAATAATCAGATAGAGCTTACCGAAAAAGGAGTAGAACATATCTCTGGGGAACAAGATCCTACCTTCTTCTTAATGCCTGATATTGGTGGAGACATCGCTAAAATTGAAAGTCAAAATCTTGATGTTGAGCAAGAGGCTGAACTTAAAGAAGAACTTTTCAAAGAATTTGGTATTAAAAGCGAACGTATTCATACTTTAAATCAACTATTAAAAGCATATACACTTTTTGAAAAAGATGTAGAATATGTTGTTATGGAAAATAAGGTAATGATTGTTGATGAACAAACGGGTCGTATTATGGACGGTCGTCGTTATTCTGACGGATTACACCAAGCTATTGAAGCTAAAGAAAGTGTAAAAATTGAAGCTGCAACACAGACTTTTGCCACAGTTACTTTACAAAACTACTTTAGAATGTATAATAAGCTTGCCGGTATGACGGGTACAGCTATAACAGAAGCAGGAGAGTTTTGGGAAATCTACAAACTAGATGTTATGGAGATTCCTACCAACAGGCCTATTGCTAGAGATGATAGAAATGATTTAATTTATAAAACAAAACGTGAAAAGTATAATGCGATAATTGAAGAAGTTACTAAACTTTCTGCTGCTGGAAGACCTGTTTTAATAGGTACAACATCTGTTGAAATCTCTGAGCTTTTATCTCGTATGCTTAGTATTCGCAAAGTTCCTCATAATGTTTTGAATGCTAAAATGCATAAAAAAGAGGCAGATATTGTTGAAGAAGCTGGTAAAGCTGGTATTGTAACTATTGCTACAAACATGGCTGGTCGTGGTACCGATATTAAATTATCAGAAGCCGTTAAAAAAGCAGGTGGTTTAGCAATTGTTGGGACAGAACGTCATGATTCTCGTCGTGTTGACCGCCAATTAAGAGGTCGTTCTGGACGTCAAGGAGATCCAGGAAGTTCACAATTCTATGTATCTCTTGAAGATAACCTAATGCGTTTATTTGGTTCTGACAGAGTAGCAAAAATGATGGACAGAATGGGCTTAGAAGATGGTGAAGTTATTCAGCATTCAATGATGACCAAATCTATTGAGCGTGCTCAGAAAAAAGTTGAAGAGAACAACTTTGGAGTTCGTAAGCGATTATTAGAGTATGATGATGTAATGAATGCACAACGTGAGGTTGTCTACAAACGTCGTCGTCATGCCTTACAAGGTGAGCGTCTAAAGGTTGATATTGCAAATATGATCTATGACACTTGCGAAGTAATTACGGAAACAAATAAGAATGCTAGTGATTATAAGAATTTTGAATTTGAATTGATTAAATACTTCTCGATTACGTCCCCGTTATCAGAAGAAGAATTTACAAAGAGAAGTGTTCAAGAAATAGCATCTTTATTGTATAAAAATGCATACCAACATTATCAAGATAAAATGGAGCGTAGTGCTACCGTTGCAAATCGGGTAATTAAAAATGTATTTGAAGATGATGCAAACAAATTTGAACGTATTGTGGTTCCTTTCTCTGATGGCATAAAAACTTTTAATATTGTTACCAATTTAAAAGAAGCTTATGAGAGTGAAGGTAAACAGTTGATTACAGATTTTGAGAAAAATATCACTTTAGCCATCGTTGATGATGCATGGAAAGTTCATTTACGTAAAATGGATGAATTGAAGCAATCTGTACAACTTGCGGTTCACGAACAAAAAGATCCATTGTTAATTTACAAGTTTGAAGCTTTTGAATTATTCAAAGGAATGATTGAAAACGTTAATAAAGAAGTTGTAGCATTCTTATATAAAGGAGAAATCCCTAATGGCAACGATACTAACATTCAAGAAGCCAAAACTATTAGTGAGCCTAAAGAAAGTTTAAACGTTAGTAAAGAAGAGGTTTTAAATAGTGATGAACTTGCTGCACAACATCGAGCTGTAGGTCAAAATCAAGGAAGCAGACCTGCAATTACCGAGACAATAACCCGTGAAGCTCCAAAAATTGGACGTAATGACCGTGTTACTATTAAAAATGTAATGTCTGGAGAAAGTAAAACGGTAAAGTTTAAACAAGCCGAACCACTTCTTTCAAAAGGAGAATGGGTGATCACAGCGCATTAA